A stretch of the Dioscorea cayenensis subsp. rotundata cultivar TDr96_F1 chromosome 4, TDr96_F1_v2_PseudoChromosome.rev07_lg8_w22 25.fasta, whole genome shotgun sequence genome encodes the following:
- the LOC120259033 gene encoding lysine-specific demethylase JMJ25-like isoform X4: protein MEKREKEEWDVVASVAADDLRCRGTDEKELRCGNEEWESRSLCEVHCVEMVADSSKEGMQVKEKRKPGRPRKEKSSASMVEAEGSNGAKKQENENAGKRKRNESERPRRKSVRVDKQDGASTDDQFSPKANVLSDFNKTFNPEQENENAGKRKRNKPGRPRKNSVRVDKQDGASTDDQFSPIANVLSDSNKTFNPEENENAGKRKRNKPGRPRKKSVRVDKQDGASTDDQFSPTANVLSDSNKTFNPEELRGKILTGDAARMCHQCQSKYKEKIVWCLTCKKKRYCVPCIERWYPDLTIAEFEKKCPYCCNNCNCKGCLRMIRVAKPPEKVIEKSQRVCYLYYVIQSLLPWLKAFRGEQMKEKEIEARIKGQSSAETKVEQAPCDPDERVYCDNCQTSILDYHRSCPDCSFDLCLRCCQELRNGCMPGGNGRLIYKYKTKGKDYLHGGPPQTISKRIASMVNASDDENNEGRLNALREWKANSNGSIPCPLKEVGGCGNSVLELKCIFGDSNLQNLEEKAASIVAQQKPAMLPDLCTQCPCFTATGELNSGSTTLRKAACRKDSNDNYLFCPKAIDLQSGDIEHFQKHWAKGEPVIVRDVLELTHGLSWEPMVMWRALRERAESKQAPEKFAVQAIDCLDWCEVEINIATFFRGYSEGRNHLNNWPEMLKLKDWPPSSSFEERLPRHGAEFITSLPFKEYTDPRCGILNLATKLDEGVLKPDMGPKTYIAYGFADELGRGDSVTKLHCDMSDAVNILTHTSEFTPLPHTLAAIPEYKKKHIVQNKQEESLMEPIYIDCSERSVVSSEELLQQQSCSEIQPTENDNPKHKVNYDIHENVAVEASVGLAKNASGEALDSGNSNSQEKVALENPKHKVNFDIHENVAVEASVGLAKNASGEGLDSGNSNSQEKVAQENPIPQKRKRGRPSRKEQQYKAANSAPSDNSGEVQLDTGLRNQAINITDDFQKSSESEEMKKMKDGMVCNVSKLGHKVDENEPKQVVGGALWDIFRREDAKKLQEYLKKHSKEFRHMFCCRIEEVAHPIHDQTFYLTKEHKRKLKEEYGIEPWTFEQNLGEAVIIPAGCPHQVRNLKSCIKVALDFVSPENFNECIKLSEEFRLLPKDHLAKVDKLEVKKMALHALMHDIRDFEKCTSSEANDENEVKPQAEEQPESSIPPRKNKKANK from the exons atggagaagagagagaaggagGAATGGGATGTGGTGGCGAGCGTTGCGGCGGATGATCTCCGGTGCCGGGGGACCGACGAGAAGGAGTTGAGGTGCGGGAATGAGGAATGGGAGAGCCGTAGCCTCTGTGAGGTTCACTGTGTGGAGATGGTCGCCGATTCCAGCAAG GAGGGAATGCAGGTTAAGGAAAAGAGGAAGCCTGGTCGTCCTCGGAAGGAGAAGAGTAGTGCTTCTATGGTTGAGGCTGAGGGTTCGAATGGTGCTAAAAAG CAGGAGAATGAAAATGCTGGAAAGCGGAAGAGGAATGAATCTGAGAGGCCGAGAAGGAAGTCTGTTAGAGTTGATAAGCAAGATGGGGCATCTACTGATGACCAATTCTCTCCAAAAGCTAATGTTCTTAGTGATTTCAATAAGACTTTCAACCCTGAG CAGGAGAATGAAAATGCTGGAAAGCGGAAGAGGAATAAACCTGGGAGGCCAAGAAAGAATTCTGTTAGAGTTGATAAGCAAGATGGGGCATCTACTGATGATCAATTCTCTCCAATAGCTAATGTTCTTAGTGATTCCAATAAGACTTTCAACCCTGAG GAGAATGAAAATGCTGGAAAGCGGAAGAGGAATAAACCTGGGAGGCCAAGAAAGAAGTCTGTTAGAGTTGATAAGCAAGATGGGGCATCTACTGATGACCAATTTTCTCCAACAGCTAATGTTCTTAGTGATTCCAATAAGACTTTCAACCCTGAG GAACTGAGGGGGAAGATATTGACGGGTGATGCAGCACGGATGTGCCATCAGTGCCAGAGCAAATACAAGGAGAAGATTGTGTGGTGTTTGACCTGCAAAAAGAAGCGATATTGTGTGCCATGTATTGAGCGCTG GTACCCAGATTTGACAATTGCTGAGTTTGAGAAAAAATGCCCTTATTGCTGTAACAATTGCAATTGCAAAGGGTGTTTACGGATGATCAGGGTTGCAAAG CCTCCGGAGAAGGTGATTGAAAAATCTCAGCGAGTATGCTATTTGTATTATGTTATACAATCATTGCTTCCTTGGCTGAAAGCATTTCGTGGTGAGCAAATGAAGGAGAAAGAAATTGAGGCTCGGATAAAAG GACAATCATCTGCTGAAACGAAGGTAGAACAAGCTCCATGTGATCCTGATGAACGTGTATATTG TGACAATTGCCAAACCTCTATTCTTGATTATCATCGGAGCTGCCCTGACTGCTCATTTGATCTGTGCCTTCGTTGCTGCCAAGAGCTCCGAAATGGATGCATGCCTGGTGGCAATGGGAGATTAATTTACAAGTACAAAACCAAGGGTAAAGATTACTTGCATGGAGGCCCTCCGCAGACCATAAGCAAAAGGATTGCATCAATGGTAAATGCTAGTGATGATGAAAACAATGAAGGGCGGTTAAATGCTTTGAGGGAATGGAAGGCTAATAGTAATGGCAGTATTCCCTGCCCCTTAAAGGAAGTTGGTGGCTGTGGAAATTCTGTTTTGGAGTTAAAGTGCATTTTTGGTGATAGTAATCTTCAGAACCTAGAAGAGAAGGCTGCTTCAATTGTTGCACAACAAAAACCGGCAATGCTCCCTGACCTTTGTACTCAGTGTCCATGCTTCACTGCTACCGGTGAACTAAACTCTGGCAGTACAACGCTACGCAAAGCAGCTTGCAGGAAAGATTCTAATGATAATTATCTGTTTTGCCCGAAAGCTATTGACCTTCAATCTGGAGATATTGAGCACTTCCAAAAACATTGGGCTAAAGGTGAGCCAGTGATTGTTCGTGATGTCCTGGAGCTCACTCATGGTCTGAGTTGGGAGCCAATGGTTATGTGGAGAGCTCTTAGAGAGAGGGCAGAGTCTAAGCAAGCACCAGAGAAGTTTGCAGTCCAGGCAATTGATTGCCTGGATTGGTGTGAG GTTGAGATAAACATTGCCACCTTTTTTAGAGGCTATTCTGAAGGACGGAACCATTTGAATAACTGGCCTGAGATGCTAAAGCTCAAGGACTGGCCCCCATCTAGTTCCTTTGAAGAGCGATTACCACGCCATGGTGCAGAATTCATTACATCTTTGCCATTTAAGGAGTATACAGATCCCAGGTGTGGCATTCTAAATCTTGCAACTAAGCTGGATGAAGGTGTTCTGAAGCCAGACATGGGCCCAAAAACTTATATTGCTTATGGGTTTGCGGATGAGTTAGGAAGAGGCGACTCTGTTACAAAGCTTCACTGTGATATGTCGGATGCG GTGAATATCTTGACTCATACTTCTGAATTTACTCCATTGCCCCACACACTTGCTGCTATCCCGgaatataaaaagaaacatatagtTCAAAACAAGCAAGAGGAGAGTTTGATGGAACCCATATATATAGATTGTTCTGAAAGGTCAGTTGTCTCCAGTGAAGAATTGTTGCAGCAACAAAGTTGTAGTGAGATCCAGCCTACAGAGAATGACAATCCTAAGCACAAAGTAAATTATGACATTCATGAAAATGTGGCTGTGGAGGCTTCAGTGGGCTTAGCTAAGAATGCTTCTGGTGAAGCATTGGATTCAGGAAATAGTAATTCTCAGGAAAAAGTTGCCCTGGAAAATCCTAAGCACAAAGTAAATTTCGACATTCATGAAAATGTGGCTGTGGAGGCTTCAGTGGGCTTAGCTAAGAATGCTTCTGGTGAAGGATTGGATTCAGGAAATAGTAATTCTCAGGAAAAAGTTGCCCAGGAAAATCCTATTCCACAGAAAAGGAAGAGAGGAAGGCCCAGTCGAAAAGAACAGCAATACAAAGCAGCAAACAGTGCTCCATCTGATAATTCAGGAGAAGTACAACTTGATACTGGTCTTAGAAACCAAGCTATCAACATCACTGATGATTTTCAAAAATCTTCTGAGAGTGaggaaatgaaaaagatgaaagATGGGATGGTTTGTAATGTCTCAAAACTTGGGCATAAAGTTGATGAAAATGAACCTAAACAAGTGGTAGGTGGTGCTCTATGGGATATTTTCCGAAGAGAAGATGCTAAGAAGTTACAAGAGTATCTTAAGAAGCACTCAAAGGAGTTCCGGCACATGTTCTGCTGTCGAATAGAGGAG GTGGCTCATCCAATTCATGATCAGACTTTCTACTTGACCAAAGAGCATAAGAGAAAGTTGAAGGAGGAATACG GAATTGAGCCTTGGACTTTCGAGCAAAATCTTGGAGAAGCTGTTATAATACCAGCTGGATGTCCACATCAAGTGAGAAATCTCAAG TCATGCATAAAGGTTGCGCTTGACTTTGTGTCTCCGGAGAACTTCAATGAATGCATTAAGCTGAGTGAAGAGTTCCGTCTACTTCCTAAAGACCACCTTGCTAAAGTAGACAAACTTGAG GTGAAAAAGATGGCTCTGCATGCACTCATGCATGACATAAGGGATTTTGAGAAATGTACATCTTCTGA GGCCAATGATGAGAATGAAGTGAAACCTCAAGCTGAAGAACAACCAGAGAGTTCTATCCCCCCTCGCAAAAACAAAAAGGCCAACAA GTAG
- the LOC120259033 gene encoding lysine-specific demethylase JMJ25-like isoform X1 — MEKREKEEWDVVASVAADDLRCRGTDEKELRCGNEEWESRSLCEVHCVEMVADSSKEGMQVKEKRKPGRPRKEKSSASMVEAEGSNGAKKQENENAGKRKRNESERPRRKSVRVDKQDGASTDDQFSPKANVLSDFNKTFNPEQENENAGKRKRNKPGRPRKNSVRVDKQDGASTDDQFSPIANVLSDSNKTFNPEQENENAGKRKRNKPGRPRKKSVRVDKQDGASTDDQFSPTANVLSDSNKTFNPEELRGKILTGDAARMCHQCQSKYKEKIVWCLTCKKKRYCVPCIERWYPDLTIAEFEKKCPYCCNNCNCKGCLRMIRVAKPPEKVIEKSQRVCYLYYVIQSLLPWLKAFRGEQMKEKEIEARIKGQSSAETKVEQAPCDPDERVYCDNCQTSILDYHRSCPDCSFDLCLRCCQELRNGCMPGGNGRLIYKYKTKGKDYLHGGPPQTISKRIASMVNASDDENNEGRLNALREWKANSNGSIPCPLKEVGGCGNSVLELKCIFGDSNLQNLEEKAASIVAQQKPAMLPDLCTQCPCFTATGELNSGSTTLRKAACRKDSNDNYLFCPKAIDLQSGDIEHFQKHWAKGEPVIVRDVLELTHGLSWEPMVMWRALRERAESKQAPEKFAVQAIDCLDWCEVEINIATFFRGYSEGRNHLNNWPEMLKLKDWPPSSSFEERLPRHGAEFITSLPFKEYTDPRCGILNLATKLDEGVLKPDMGPKTYIAYGFADELGRGDSVTKLHCDMSDAVNILTHTSEFTPLPHTLAAIPEYKKKHIVQNKQEESLMEPIYIDCSERSVVSSEELLQQQSCSEIQPTENDNPKHKVNYDIHENVAVEASVGLAKNASGEALDSGNSNSQEKVALENPKHKVNFDIHENVAVEASVGLAKNASGEGLDSGNSNSQEKVAQENPIPQKRKRGRPSRKEQQYKAANSAPSDNSGEVQLDTGLRNQAINITDDFQKSSESEEMKKMKDGMVCNVSKLGHKVDENEPKQVVGGALWDIFRREDAKKLQEYLKKHSKEFRHMFCCRIEEVAHPIHDQTFYLTKEHKRKLKEEYGIEPWTFEQNLGEAVIIPAGCPHQVRNLKSCIKVALDFVSPENFNECIKLSEEFRLLPKDHLAKVDKLEVKKMALHALMHDIRDFEKCTSSEANDENEVKPQAEEQPESSIPPRKNKKANK, encoded by the exons atggagaagagagagaaggagGAATGGGATGTGGTGGCGAGCGTTGCGGCGGATGATCTCCGGTGCCGGGGGACCGACGAGAAGGAGTTGAGGTGCGGGAATGAGGAATGGGAGAGCCGTAGCCTCTGTGAGGTTCACTGTGTGGAGATGGTCGCCGATTCCAGCAAG GAGGGAATGCAGGTTAAGGAAAAGAGGAAGCCTGGTCGTCCTCGGAAGGAGAAGAGTAGTGCTTCTATGGTTGAGGCTGAGGGTTCGAATGGTGCTAAAAAG CAGGAGAATGAAAATGCTGGAAAGCGGAAGAGGAATGAATCTGAGAGGCCGAGAAGGAAGTCTGTTAGAGTTGATAAGCAAGATGGGGCATCTACTGATGACCAATTCTCTCCAAAAGCTAATGTTCTTAGTGATTTCAATAAGACTTTCAACCCTGAG CAGGAGAATGAAAATGCTGGAAAGCGGAAGAGGAATAAACCTGGGAGGCCAAGAAAGAATTCTGTTAGAGTTGATAAGCAAGATGGGGCATCTACTGATGATCAATTCTCTCCAATAGCTAATGTTCTTAGTGATTCCAATAAGACTTTCAACCCTGAG CAGGAGAATGAAAATGCTGGAAAGCGGAAGAGGAATAAACCTGGGAGGCCAAGAAAGAAGTCTGTTAGAGTTGATAAGCAAGATGGGGCATCTACTGATGACCAATTTTCTCCAACAGCTAATGTTCTTAGTGATTCCAATAAGACTTTCAACCCTGAG GAACTGAGGGGGAAGATATTGACGGGTGATGCAGCACGGATGTGCCATCAGTGCCAGAGCAAATACAAGGAGAAGATTGTGTGGTGTTTGACCTGCAAAAAGAAGCGATATTGTGTGCCATGTATTGAGCGCTG GTACCCAGATTTGACAATTGCTGAGTTTGAGAAAAAATGCCCTTATTGCTGTAACAATTGCAATTGCAAAGGGTGTTTACGGATGATCAGGGTTGCAAAG CCTCCGGAGAAGGTGATTGAAAAATCTCAGCGAGTATGCTATTTGTATTATGTTATACAATCATTGCTTCCTTGGCTGAAAGCATTTCGTGGTGAGCAAATGAAGGAGAAAGAAATTGAGGCTCGGATAAAAG GACAATCATCTGCTGAAACGAAGGTAGAACAAGCTCCATGTGATCCTGATGAACGTGTATATTG TGACAATTGCCAAACCTCTATTCTTGATTATCATCGGAGCTGCCCTGACTGCTCATTTGATCTGTGCCTTCGTTGCTGCCAAGAGCTCCGAAATGGATGCATGCCTGGTGGCAATGGGAGATTAATTTACAAGTACAAAACCAAGGGTAAAGATTACTTGCATGGAGGCCCTCCGCAGACCATAAGCAAAAGGATTGCATCAATGGTAAATGCTAGTGATGATGAAAACAATGAAGGGCGGTTAAATGCTTTGAGGGAATGGAAGGCTAATAGTAATGGCAGTATTCCCTGCCCCTTAAAGGAAGTTGGTGGCTGTGGAAATTCTGTTTTGGAGTTAAAGTGCATTTTTGGTGATAGTAATCTTCAGAACCTAGAAGAGAAGGCTGCTTCAATTGTTGCACAACAAAAACCGGCAATGCTCCCTGACCTTTGTACTCAGTGTCCATGCTTCACTGCTACCGGTGAACTAAACTCTGGCAGTACAACGCTACGCAAAGCAGCTTGCAGGAAAGATTCTAATGATAATTATCTGTTTTGCCCGAAAGCTATTGACCTTCAATCTGGAGATATTGAGCACTTCCAAAAACATTGGGCTAAAGGTGAGCCAGTGATTGTTCGTGATGTCCTGGAGCTCACTCATGGTCTGAGTTGGGAGCCAATGGTTATGTGGAGAGCTCTTAGAGAGAGGGCAGAGTCTAAGCAAGCACCAGAGAAGTTTGCAGTCCAGGCAATTGATTGCCTGGATTGGTGTGAG GTTGAGATAAACATTGCCACCTTTTTTAGAGGCTATTCTGAAGGACGGAACCATTTGAATAACTGGCCTGAGATGCTAAAGCTCAAGGACTGGCCCCCATCTAGTTCCTTTGAAGAGCGATTACCACGCCATGGTGCAGAATTCATTACATCTTTGCCATTTAAGGAGTATACAGATCCCAGGTGTGGCATTCTAAATCTTGCAACTAAGCTGGATGAAGGTGTTCTGAAGCCAGACATGGGCCCAAAAACTTATATTGCTTATGGGTTTGCGGATGAGTTAGGAAGAGGCGACTCTGTTACAAAGCTTCACTGTGATATGTCGGATGCG GTGAATATCTTGACTCATACTTCTGAATTTACTCCATTGCCCCACACACTTGCTGCTATCCCGgaatataaaaagaaacatatagtTCAAAACAAGCAAGAGGAGAGTTTGATGGAACCCATATATATAGATTGTTCTGAAAGGTCAGTTGTCTCCAGTGAAGAATTGTTGCAGCAACAAAGTTGTAGTGAGATCCAGCCTACAGAGAATGACAATCCTAAGCACAAAGTAAATTATGACATTCATGAAAATGTGGCTGTGGAGGCTTCAGTGGGCTTAGCTAAGAATGCTTCTGGTGAAGCATTGGATTCAGGAAATAGTAATTCTCAGGAAAAAGTTGCCCTGGAAAATCCTAAGCACAAAGTAAATTTCGACATTCATGAAAATGTGGCTGTGGAGGCTTCAGTGGGCTTAGCTAAGAATGCTTCTGGTGAAGGATTGGATTCAGGAAATAGTAATTCTCAGGAAAAAGTTGCCCAGGAAAATCCTATTCCACAGAAAAGGAAGAGAGGAAGGCCCAGTCGAAAAGAACAGCAATACAAAGCAGCAAACAGTGCTCCATCTGATAATTCAGGAGAAGTACAACTTGATACTGGTCTTAGAAACCAAGCTATCAACATCACTGATGATTTTCAAAAATCTTCTGAGAGTGaggaaatgaaaaagatgaaagATGGGATGGTTTGTAATGTCTCAAAACTTGGGCATAAAGTTGATGAAAATGAACCTAAACAAGTGGTAGGTGGTGCTCTATGGGATATTTTCCGAAGAGAAGATGCTAAGAAGTTACAAGAGTATCTTAAGAAGCACTCAAAGGAGTTCCGGCACATGTTCTGCTGTCGAATAGAGGAG GTGGCTCATCCAATTCATGATCAGACTTTCTACTTGACCAAAGAGCATAAGAGAAAGTTGAAGGAGGAATACG GAATTGAGCCTTGGACTTTCGAGCAAAATCTTGGAGAAGCTGTTATAATACCAGCTGGATGTCCACATCAAGTGAGAAATCTCAAG TCATGCATAAAGGTTGCGCTTGACTTTGTGTCTCCGGAGAACTTCAATGAATGCATTAAGCTGAGTGAAGAGTTCCGTCTACTTCCTAAAGACCACCTTGCTAAAGTAGACAAACTTGAG GTGAAAAAGATGGCTCTGCATGCACTCATGCATGACATAAGGGATTTTGAGAAATGTACATCTTCTGA GGCCAATGATGAGAATGAAGTGAAACCTCAAGCTGAAGAACAACCAGAGAGTTCTATCCCCCCTCGCAAAAACAAAAAGGCCAACAA GTAG
- the LOC120259033 gene encoding lysine-specific demethylase JMJ25-like isoform X2 translates to MEKREKEEWDVVASVAADDLRCRGTDEKELRCGNEEWESRSLCEVHCVEMVADSSKEGMQVKEKRKPGRPRKEKSSASMVEAEGSNGAKKQENENAGKRKRNESERPRRKSVRVDKQDGASTDDQFSPKANVLSDFNKTFNPEENENAGKRKRNKPGRPRKNSVRVDKQDGASTDDQFSPIANVLSDSNKTFNPEQENENAGKRKRNKPGRPRKKSVRVDKQDGASTDDQFSPTANVLSDSNKTFNPEELRGKILTGDAARMCHQCQSKYKEKIVWCLTCKKKRYCVPCIERWYPDLTIAEFEKKCPYCCNNCNCKGCLRMIRVAKPPEKVIEKSQRVCYLYYVIQSLLPWLKAFRGEQMKEKEIEARIKGQSSAETKVEQAPCDPDERVYCDNCQTSILDYHRSCPDCSFDLCLRCCQELRNGCMPGGNGRLIYKYKTKGKDYLHGGPPQTISKRIASMVNASDDENNEGRLNALREWKANSNGSIPCPLKEVGGCGNSVLELKCIFGDSNLQNLEEKAASIVAQQKPAMLPDLCTQCPCFTATGELNSGSTTLRKAACRKDSNDNYLFCPKAIDLQSGDIEHFQKHWAKGEPVIVRDVLELTHGLSWEPMVMWRALRERAESKQAPEKFAVQAIDCLDWCEVEINIATFFRGYSEGRNHLNNWPEMLKLKDWPPSSSFEERLPRHGAEFITSLPFKEYTDPRCGILNLATKLDEGVLKPDMGPKTYIAYGFADELGRGDSVTKLHCDMSDAVNILTHTSEFTPLPHTLAAIPEYKKKHIVQNKQEESLMEPIYIDCSERSVVSSEELLQQQSCSEIQPTENDNPKHKVNYDIHENVAVEASVGLAKNASGEALDSGNSNSQEKVALENPKHKVNFDIHENVAVEASVGLAKNASGEGLDSGNSNSQEKVAQENPIPQKRKRGRPSRKEQQYKAANSAPSDNSGEVQLDTGLRNQAINITDDFQKSSESEEMKKMKDGMVCNVSKLGHKVDENEPKQVVGGALWDIFRREDAKKLQEYLKKHSKEFRHMFCCRIEEVAHPIHDQTFYLTKEHKRKLKEEYGIEPWTFEQNLGEAVIIPAGCPHQVRNLKSCIKVALDFVSPENFNECIKLSEEFRLLPKDHLAKVDKLEVKKMALHALMHDIRDFEKCTSSEANDENEVKPQAEEQPESSIPPRKNKKANK, encoded by the exons atggagaagagagagaaggagGAATGGGATGTGGTGGCGAGCGTTGCGGCGGATGATCTCCGGTGCCGGGGGACCGACGAGAAGGAGTTGAGGTGCGGGAATGAGGAATGGGAGAGCCGTAGCCTCTGTGAGGTTCACTGTGTGGAGATGGTCGCCGATTCCAGCAAG GAGGGAATGCAGGTTAAGGAAAAGAGGAAGCCTGGTCGTCCTCGGAAGGAGAAGAGTAGTGCTTCTATGGTTGAGGCTGAGGGTTCGAATGGTGCTAAAAAG CAGGAGAATGAAAATGCTGGAAAGCGGAAGAGGAATGAATCTGAGAGGCCGAGAAGGAAGTCTGTTAGAGTTGATAAGCAAGATGGGGCATCTACTGATGACCAATTCTCTCCAAAAGCTAATGTTCTTAGTGATTTCAATAAGACTTTCAACCCTGAG GAGAATGAAAATGCTGGAAAGCGGAAGAGGAATAAACCTGGGAGGCCAAGAAAGAATTCTGTTAGAGTTGATAAGCAAGATGGGGCATCTACTGATGATCAATTCTCTCCAATAGCTAATGTTCTTAGTGATTCCAATAAGACTTTCAACCCTGAG CAGGAGAATGAAAATGCTGGAAAGCGGAAGAGGAATAAACCTGGGAGGCCAAGAAAGAAGTCTGTTAGAGTTGATAAGCAAGATGGGGCATCTACTGATGACCAATTTTCTCCAACAGCTAATGTTCTTAGTGATTCCAATAAGACTTTCAACCCTGAG GAACTGAGGGGGAAGATATTGACGGGTGATGCAGCACGGATGTGCCATCAGTGCCAGAGCAAATACAAGGAGAAGATTGTGTGGTGTTTGACCTGCAAAAAGAAGCGATATTGTGTGCCATGTATTGAGCGCTG GTACCCAGATTTGACAATTGCTGAGTTTGAGAAAAAATGCCCTTATTGCTGTAACAATTGCAATTGCAAAGGGTGTTTACGGATGATCAGGGTTGCAAAG CCTCCGGAGAAGGTGATTGAAAAATCTCAGCGAGTATGCTATTTGTATTATGTTATACAATCATTGCTTCCTTGGCTGAAAGCATTTCGTGGTGAGCAAATGAAGGAGAAAGAAATTGAGGCTCGGATAAAAG GACAATCATCTGCTGAAACGAAGGTAGAACAAGCTCCATGTGATCCTGATGAACGTGTATATTG TGACAATTGCCAAACCTCTATTCTTGATTATCATCGGAGCTGCCCTGACTGCTCATTTGATCTGTGCCTTCGTTGCTGCCAAGAGCTCCGAAATGGATGCATGCCTGGTGGCAATGGGAGATTAATTTACAAGTACAAAACCAAGGGTAAAGATTACTTGCATGGAGGCCCTCCGCAGACCATAAGCAAAAGGATTGCATCAATGGTAAATGCTAGTGATGATGAAAACAATGAAGGGCGGTTAAATGCTTTGAGGGAATGGAAGGCTAATAGTAATGGCAGTATTCCCTGCCCCTTAAAGGAAGTTGGTGGCTGTGGAAATTCTGTTTTGGAGTTAAAGTGCATTTTTGGTGATAGTAATCTTCAGAACCTAGAAGAGAAGGCTGCTTCAATTGTTGCACAACAAAAACCGGCAATGCTCCCTGACCTTTGTACTCAGTGTCCATGCTTCACTGCTACCGGTGAACTAAACTCTGGCAGTACAACGCTACGCAAAGCAGCTTGCAGGAAAGATTCTAATGATAATTATCTGTTTTGCCCGAAAGCTATTGACCTTCAATCTGGAGATATTGAGCACTTCCAAAAACATTGGGCTAAAGGTGAGCCAGTGATTGTTCGTGATGTCCTGGAGCTCACTCATGGTCTGAGTTGGGAGCCAATGGTTATGTGGAGAGCTCTTAGAGAGAGGGCAGAGTCTAAGCAAGCACCAGAGAAGTTTGCAGTCCAGGCAATTGATTGCCTGGATTGGTGTGAG GTTGAGATAAACATTGCCACCTTTTTTAGAGGCTATTCTGAAGGACGGAACCATTTGAATAACTGGCCTGAGATGCTAAAGCTCAAGGACTGGCCCCCATCTAGTTCCTTTGAAGAGCGATTACCACGCCATGGTGCAGAATTCATTACATCTTTGCCATTTAAGGAGTATACAGATCCCAGGTGTGGCATTCTAAATCTTGCAACTAAGCTGGATGAAGGTGTTCTGAAGCCAGACATGGGCCCAAAAACTTATATTGCTTATGGGTTTGCGGATGAGTTAGGAAGAGGCGACTCTGTTACAAAGCTTCACTGTGATATGTCGGATGCG GTGAATATCTTGACTCATACTTCTGAATTTACTCCATTGCCCCACACACTTGCTGCTATCCCGgaatataaaaagaaacatatagtTCAAAACAAGCAAGAGGAGAGTTTGATGGAACCCATATATATAGATTGTTCTGAAAGGTCAGTTGTCTCCAGTGAAGAATTGTTGCAGCAACAAAGTTGTAGTGAGATCCAGCCTACAGAGAATGACAATCCTAAGCACAAAGTAAATTATGACATTCATGAAAATGTGGCTGTGGAGGCTTCAGTGGGCTTAGCTAAGAATGCTTCTGGTGAAGCATTGGATTCAGGAAATAGTAATTCTCAGGAAAAAGTTGCCCTGGAAAATCCTAAGCACAAAGTAAATTTCGACATTCATGAAAATGTGGCTGTGGAGGCTTCAGTGGGCTTAGCTAAGAATGCTTCTGGTGAAGGATTGGATTCAGGAAATAGTAATTCTCAGGAAAAAGTTGCCCAGGAAAATCCTATTCCACAGAAAAGGAAGAGAGGAAGGCCCAGTCGAAAAGAACAGCAATACAAAGCAGCAAACAGTGCTCCATCTGATAATTCAGGAGAAGTACAACTTGATACTGGTCTTAGAAACCAAGCTATCAACATCACTGATGATTTTCAAAAATCTTCTGAGAGTGaggaaatgaaaaagatgaaagATGGGATGGTTTGTAATGTCTCAAAACTTGGGCATAAAGTTGATGAAAATGAACCTAAACAAGTGGTAGGTGGTGCTCTATGGGATATTTTCCGAAGAGAAGATGCTAAGAAGTTACAAGAGTATCTTAAGAAGCACTCAAAGGAGTTCCGGCACATGTTCTGCTGTCGAATAGAGGAG GTGGCTCATCCAATTCATGATCAGACTTTCTACTTGACCAAAGAGCATAAGAGAAAGTTGAAGGAGGAATACG GAATTGAGCCTTGGACTTTCGAGCAAAATCTTGGAGAAGCTGTTATAATACCAGCTGGATGTCCACATCAAGTGAGAAATCTCAAG TCATGCATAAAGGTTGCGCTTGACTTTGTGTCTCCGGAGAACTTCAATGAATGCATTAAGCTGAGTGAAGAGTTCCGTCTACTTCCTAAAGACCACCTTGCTAAAGTAGACAAACTTGAG GTGAAAAAGATGGCTCTGCATGCACTCATGCATGACATAAGGGATTTTGAGAAATGTACATCTTCTGA GGCCAATGATGAGAATGAAGTGAAACCTCAAGCTGAAGAACAACCAGAGAGTTCTATCCCCCCTCGCAAAAACAAAAAGGCCAACAA GTAG